The Henckelia pumila isolate YLH828 unplaced genomic scaffold, ASM3356847v2 CTG_461:::fragment_3, whole genome shotgun sequence genome window below encodes:
- the LOC140871387 gene encoding thaumatin-like protein 1, with amino-acid sequence MDLSVFKLYLNFILSISLLFSSGVCGTKFKFVNKCEVTVWPGILANAGGPKLDSTGFQLSPGSSRTFISPAGWSGRFWGRTGCTFSDSGTGSCNTGDCGSGQPECHGSGAAPPVTLAEFTLGTGGLDFYDVSLVDGYNLPMIVEATGGSGMCASTGCITDLNRVCPSELRAGNGSACRSACDAFGSPKYCCSGSFNSPSECKPTFYSQLFKSACPKSYSYAYDDPTSTFTCSGADYTVTFCPSKSSQKSSKDPTPATSTTTPETENGDGSQPGSGNGSGISVTGMDPDSDPRSASESTPDEGSWLAGLAMGVSSGVHSPSTLHYGAIFSFFSLVSFFCL; translated from the exons ATGGATCTTTCTGTGTTCAAGTTGTATTTGAATTTCATCCTCAgcatttctcttcttttttcctCAG GAGTATGTGGAACTAAATTCAAATTTGTGAACAAATGCGAGGTCACAGTGTGGCCTGGTATACTAGCAAACGCCGGCGGTCCTAAACTTGATAGCACAGGGTTTCAGCTCTCGCCAGGCTCCTCCCGCACCTTCATTTCCCCTGCCGGCTGGTCTGGCCGGTTCTGGGGCCGAACAGGATGCACATTCTCCGATTCCGGAACAGGATCTTGCAATACCGGTGACTGCGGCTCCGGTCAGCCGGAATGCCACGGCTCCGGCGCAGCCCCGCCAGTCACATTGGCAGAGTTCACCCTCGGAACCGGTGGTCTAGACTTTTACGACGTAAGTCTAGTGGACGGCTACAATTTGCCTATGATAGTTGAAGCCACAGGCGGTTCGGGCATGTGCGCCTCCACGGGCTGCATAACAGATCTTAACCGGGTCTGCCCATCGGAGCTCCGAGCTGGAAATGGGTCAGCTTGTAGGAGTGCGTGTGATGCTTTTGGGAGTCCCAAGTACTGTTGCAGCGGCTCGTTTAACTCGCCCTCCGAGTGCAAGCCGACGTTTTACTCTCAGTTGTTCAAGTCTGCTTGTCCCAAATCCTATAGCTATGCTTATGATGATCCCACGAGTACTTTCACGTGCAGTGGTGCTGATTATACGGTGACATTCTGCCCCTCCAAGTCAAG TCAGAAATCTTCCAAAGATCCAACTCCAGCAACGTCAACCACTACACCAGAAACTGAGAATGGCGATGGATCGCAACCGGGTTCAGGTAACGGGTCCGGAATCAGTGTGACCGGAATGGATCCAGACTCTGATCCGAGATCAGCATCCGAGTCTACTCCGGACGAAGGGTCATGGTTGGCTGGATTAGCCATGGGGGTTTCATCTGGGGTCCATTCTCCATCAACTTTGCATTATGGTGCTATCTTTAGTTTCTTTTCATTGGTTTCCTTTTTTTGTTTGTAG
- the LOC140871386 gene encoding endo-1,4-beta-xylanase 5-like isoform X1 encodes MKEYLLFIPLFLLLCMNSAPASAYDGPLYDSSAYTDCKLEVEDPLYNGGMLKDQEPAIELVILGDSDRVNVLVFSLQNLTQGTKYCFSIWIRIKYADSSLIKASLVTEERTLNCIGTVTAKAGCWSFLKGGFASTSPLKMPKLYLQNSDGKNVRIETASASLQPFTDEEWRLNQETKINKARKRAVTIHVSDKQGMKLQGAAVRIEQISKDFPFGSAIAKTIIGNSQYQKWFVERFNAAVFENELKWNATEPNPGQVNYTIPDQMLEFIRSNQIIVRGHNIFWEDPKFIPGWVRNLTGHDLESAVQSRIESLMKKYKEEFIHWDVNNEMLHFGFYEDRLGPNATLQFFNTAHQADPLATLFMNEFNVVETCSDINSTVDTYVSRMRELQRGGVSMNGIGLQGHFDVPNTPLMRGIIDKLATLGLPIWLTEVDISKQFGKETQAMHLEEVLREGFSHTAVDGIILWTALRKNGCYQMCLTDDEFNNLPAGDTVDRLLREWQTGVADGETDEYGSYSFFGFLGEYKVTAKLGNVAVNSTFSLSQGKETKHFNIQL; translated from the exons ATGAAAGAATACCTACTCTTCATTCCTCTGTTTTTGCTCCTCTGCATGAACTCAGCCCCGGCTTCAGCCTACG ATGGGCCACTCTACGATTCGTCTGCTTACACTGAT TGTAAATTGGAAGTTGAAGATCCACTCTACAATGGAGGGATGCTCAAGGATCAAGAACCAGCTATAGAACTGGTCATTCTGGGTGACAGTGATCGCGTTAATGTACTGGTGTTTTCACTGCAGAACCTCACACAAGGCACCAAATATTGTTTTTCCA TTTGGATCAGGATAAAATATGCGGACTCGTCCCTAATAAAGGCGAGCCTTGTGACAGAAGAAAGGACACTGAACTGCATAGGGACCGTTACAGCAAAGGCGGGTTGCTGGTCTTTTTTGAAGGGTGGATTTGCATCGACATCTCCGTTAAAAATGCCTAAGCTGTATCTCCAG AATTCAGATGGCAAAAATGTCAGAATAGAAACTGCAAGTGCTTCTTTGCAGCCTTTCACAGACGAGGAATGGAGATTGAATCAAGAAACAAAGATCAACAAG GCAAGGAAACGTGCTGTAACAATCCATGTATCAGATAAGCAAGGCATGAAATTGCAAGGCGCGGCAGTAAGAATCGAACAAATCTCGAAAGATTTCCCATTTGGATCTGCCATAGCAAAGACCATCATAGGAAATTCGCAATATCAG AAATGGTTCGTGGAGAGATTCAATGCAGCAGTGTTCGAAAACGAGCTCAAATGGAATGCAACTGAACCCAATCCAGGGCAGGTGAATTACACCATCCCAGACCAGATGCTAGAATTCATTAGATCAAACCAAATAATCGTCAGAGGCCACAACATTTTCTGGGAGGATCCAAAGTTTATTCCTGGGTGGGTTCGAAACCTGACGGGCCACGACCTGGAATCAGCTGTCCAATCAAGAATCGAAAGCCTAATGAAGAAATACAAAGAGGAATTCATCCACTGGGATGTCAACAATGAGATGCTGCACTTTGGTTTCTACGAGGACAGGCTCGGTCCAAATGCCACACTGCAATTCTTCAACACAGCCCATCAGGCAGATCCTTTAGCAACCTTATTTATGAACGAGTTTAATGTTGTTGAAACTTGCAGCGACATCAACTCAACTGTCGACACCTATGTATCAAGAATGAGAGAGCTGCAACGAGGGGGTGTGTCGATGAATGGCATAGGACTACAGGGTCATTTTGATGTGCCAAACACGCCGCTCATGAGGGGTATTATCGATAAATTGGCCACCCTCGGGCTTCCTATATGGTTGACAGAAGTAGATATCAGCAAACAGTTCGGTAAAGAAACACAG GCTATGCATCTAGAAGAAGTCCTGAGAGAAGGCTTCTCCCATACTGCTGTAGACGGGATCATTCTGTGGACAGCTCTACGCAAGAATGGTTGCTACCAAATGTGCCTCACAGATGATGAATTTAACAATCTTCCGGCAGGTGATACAGTAGACAGGCTTCTGCGAGAGTGGCAAACGGGGGTTGCAGATGGCGAGACAGACGAGTATGGATCCTACAGTTTCTTTGGATTCTTAGGTGAATACAAAGTCACTGCTAAGTTGGGGAATGTAGCAGTCAATTCAACCTTTTCCCTCTCACAAGGCAAAGAGACCAAGCATTTTAACATTCAATTGTAA
- the LOC140871386 gene encoding endo-1,4-beta-xylanase 5-like isoform X2, whose translation MKEYLLFIPLFLLLCMNSAPASAYDGPLYDSSAYTDCKLEVEDPLYNGGMLKDQEPAIELVILGDSDRVNVLVFSLQNLTQGTKYCFSIWIRIKYADSSLIKASLVTEERTLNCIGTVTAKAGCWSFLKGGFASTSPLKMPKLYLQPFTDEEWRLNQETKINKARKRAVTIHVSDKQGMKLQGAAVRIEQISKDFPFGSAIAKTIIGNSQYQKWFVERFNAAVFENELKWNATEPNPGQVNYTIPDQMLEFIRSNQIIVRGHNIFWEDPKFIPGWVRNLTGHDLESAVQSRIESLMKKYKEEFIHWDVNNEMLHFGFYEDRLGPNATLQFFNTAHQADPLATLFMNEFNVVETCSDINSTVDTYVSRMRELQRGGVSMNGIGLQGHFDVPNTPLMRGIIDKLATLGLPIWLTEVDISKQFGKETQAMHLEEVLREGFSHTAVDGIILWTALRKNGCYQMCLTDDEFNNLPAGDTVDRLLREWQTGVADGETDEYGSYSFFGFLGEYKVTAKLGNVAVNSTFSLSQGKETKHFNIQL comes from the exons ATGAAAGAATACCTACTCTTCATTCCTCTGTTTTTGCTCCTCTGCATGAACTCAGCCCCGGCTTCAGCCTACG ATGGGCCACTCTACGATTCGTCTGCTTACACTGAT TGTAAATTGGAAGTTGAAGATCCACTCTACAATGGAGGGATGCTCAAGGATCAAGAACCAGCTATAGAACTGGTCATTCTGGGTGACAGTGATCGCGTTAATGTACTGGTGTTTTCACTGCAGAACCTCACACAAGGCACCAAATATTGTTTTTCCA TTTGGATCAGGATAAAATATGCGGACTCGTCCCTAATAAAGGCGAGCCTTGTGACAGAAGAAAGGACACTGAACTGCATAGGGACCGTTACAGCAAAGGCGGGTTGCTGGTCTTTTTTGAAGGGTGGATTTGCATCGACATCTCCGTTAAAAATGCCTAAGCTGTATCTCCAG CCTTTCACAGACGAGGAATGGAGATTGAATCAAGAAACAAAGATCAACAAG GCAAGGAAACGTGCTGTAACAATCCATGTATCAGATAAGCAAGGCATGAAATTGCAAGGCGCGGCAGTAAGAATCGAACAAATCTCGAAAGATTTCCCATTTGGATCTGCCATAGCAAAGACCATCATAGGAAATTCGCAATATCAG AAATGGTTCGTGGAGAGATTCAATGCAGCAGTGTTCGAAAACGAGCTCAAATGGAATGCAACTGAACCCAATCCAGGGCAGGTGAATTACACCATCCCAGACCAGATGCTAGAATTCATTAGATCAAACCAAATAATCGTCAGAGGCCACAACATTTTCTGGGAGGATCCAAAGTTTATTCCTGGGTGGGTTCGAAACCTGACGGGCCACGACCTGGAATCAGCTGTCCAATCAAGAATCGAAAGCCTAATGAAGAAATACAAAGAGGAATTCATCCACTGGGATGTCAACAATGAGATGCTGCACTTTGGTTTCTACGAGGACAGGCTCGGTCCAAATGCCACACTGCAATTCTTCAACACAGCCCATCAGGCAGATCCTTTAGCAACCTTATTTATGAACGAGTTTAATGTTGTTGAAACTTGCAGCGACATCAACTCAACTGTCGACACCTATGTATCAAGAATGAGAGAGCTGCAACGAGGGGGTGTGTCGATGAATGGCATAGGACTACAGGGTCATTTTGATGTGCCAAACACGCCGCTCATGAGGGGTATTATCGATAAATTGGCCACCCTCGGGCTTCCTATATGGTTGACAGAAGTAGATATCAGCAAACAGTTCGGTAAAGAAACACAG GCTATGCATCTAGAAGAAGTCCTGAGAGAAGGCTTCTCCCATACTGCTGTAGACGGGATCATTCTGTGGACAGCTCTACGCAAGAATGGTTGCTACCAAATGTGCCTCACAGATGATGAATTTAACAATCTTCCGGCAGGTGATACAGTAGACAGGCTTCTGCGAGAGTGGCAAACGGGGGTTGCAGATGGCGAGACAGACGAGTATGGATCCTACAGTTTCTTTGGATTCTTAGGTGAATACAAAGTCACTGCTAAGTTGGGGAATGTAGCAGTCAATTCAACCTTTTCCCTCTCACAAGGCAAAGAGACCAAGCATTTTAACATTCAATTGTAA
- the LOC140871386 gene encoding endo-1,4-beta-xylanase 5-like isoform X3, with protein MPKLYLQNSDGKNVRIETASASLQPFTDEEWRLNQETKINKARKRAVTIHVSDKQGMKLQGAAVRIEQISKDFPFGSAIAKTIIGNSQYQKWFVERFNAAVFENELKWNATEPNPGQVNYTIPDQMLEFIRSNQIIVRGHNIFWEDPKFIPGWVRNLTGHDLESAVQSRIESLMKKYKEEFIHWDVNNEMLHFGFYEDRLGPNATLQFFNTAHQADPLATLFMNEFNVVETCSDINSTVDTYVSRMRELQRGGVSMNGIGLQGHFDVPNTPLMRGIIDKLATLGLPIWLTEVDISKQFGKETQAMHLEEVLREGFSHTAVDGIILWTALRKNGCYQMCLTDDEFNNLPAGDTVDRLLREWQTGVADGETDEYGSYSFFGFLGEYKVTAKLGNVAVNSTFSLSQGKETKHFNIQL; from the exons ATGCCTAAGCTGTATCTCCAG AATTCAGATGGCAAAAATGTCAGAATAGAAACTGCAAGTGCTTCTTTGCAGCCTTTCACAGACGAGGAATGGAGATTGAATCAAGAAACAAAGATCAACAAG GCAAGGAAACGTGCTGTAACAATCCATGTATCAGATAAGCAAGGCATGAAATTGCAAGGCGCGGCAGTAAGAATCGAACAAATCTCGAAAGATTTCCCATTTGGATCTGCCATAGCAAAGACCATCATAGGAAATTCGCAATATCAG AAATGGTTCGTGGAGAGATTCAATGCAGCAGTGTTCGAAAACGAGCTCAAATGGAATGCAACTGAACCCAATCCAGGGCAGGTGAATTACACCATCCCAGACCAGATGCTAGAATTCATTAGATCAAACCAAATAATCGTCAGAGGCCACAACATTTTCTGGGAGGATCCAAAGTTTATTCCTGGGTGGGTTCGAAACCTGACGGGCCACGACCTGGAATCAGCTGTCCAATCAAGAATCGAAAGCCTAATGAAGAAATACAAAGAGGAATTCATCCACTGGGATGTCAACAATGAGATGCTGCACTTTGGTTTCTACGAGGACAGGCTCGGTCCAAATGCCACACTGCAATTCTTCAACACAGCCCATCAGGCAGATCCTTTAGCAACCTTATTTATGAACGAGTTTAATGTTGTTGAAACTTGCAGCGACATCAACTCAACTGTCGACACCTATGTATCAAGAATGAGAGAGCTGCAACGAGGGGGTGTGTCGATGAATGGCATAGGACTACAGGGTCATTTTGATGTGCCAAACACGCCGCTCATGAGGGGTATTATCGATAAATTGGCCACCCTCGGGCTTCCTATATGGTTGACAGAAGTAGATATCAGCAAACAGTTCGGTAAAGAAACACAG GCTATGCATCTAGAAGAAGTCCTGAGAGAAGGCTTCTCCCATACTGCTGTAGACGGGATCATTCTGTGGACAGCTCTACGCAAGAATGGTTGCTACCAAATGTGCCTCACAGATGATGAATTTAACAATCTTCCGGCAGGTGATACAGTAGACAGGCTTCTGCGAGAGTGGCAAACGGGGGTTGCAGATGGCGAGACAGACGAGTATGGATCCTACAGTTTCTTTGGATTCTTAGGTGAATACAAAGTCACTGCTAAGTTGGGGAATGTAGCAGTCAATTCAACCTTTTCCCTCTCACAAGGCAAAGAGACCAAGCATTTTAACATTCAATTGTAA